The Gemmatimonadota bacterium genome has a segment encoding these proteins:
- a CDS encoding ComF family protein, with protein MVDWTDAARAAERWVFPAECLACQQPLAAHDDALVCGVCQTRWRGIPDPRCEICGEPLHYGLGCRLCLAWPAGFGPVRSAVRLDASARELVHKFKYDGWWRLAEPFARRMVPLLADVGDADLVPVPLAARRRQGRGYNQAEALATALSSLTGLPVRVDRLFRSRETPTQTRLTPEARLANLAEAFVAVPSDRPAWLVDDVFTTGATLTSASLALLDAGATQVGAVTFARAEPALTDAASRLAPFTLPTGDEEHE; from the coding sequence ATGGTCGACTGGACTGACGCGGCCCGGGCCGCCGAGCGCTGGGTCTTTCCCGCCGAGTGCCTTGCCTGCCAGCAGCCACTCGCGGCACACGACGATGCGCTCGTCTGTGGCGTCTGCCAGACAAGGTGGCGCGGAATTCCCGACCCACGATGCGAGATCTGTGGCGAGCCACTCCACTACGGGCTGGGCTGCCGACTCTGCCTCGCCTGGCCGGCGGGATTCGGGCCGGTCAGGAGTGCGGTCCGGCTCGATGCCTCCGCCCGGGAGCTGGTCCACAAGTTCAAGTACGATGGCTGGTGGCGGCTCGCCGAGCCATTTGCGAGGCGGATGGTGCCACTGCTGGCTGACGTCGGCGATGCCGACCTGGTGCCGGTGCCCCTGGCGGCCCGGCGCAGGCAGGGGCGCGGCTACAACCAGGCCGAAGCGCTGGCAACCGCGCTTTCATCCCTGACCGGCCTGCCGGTTCGCGTCGACCGGCTCTTCAGGAGTAGAGAAACCCCCACGCAGACCCGGCTGACGCCGGAGGCGCGCCTCGCCAATCTTGCAGAGGCCTTTGTTGCCGTGCCGAGCGACCGCCCCGCCTGGCTGGTGGATGATGTATTCACGACCGGAGCCACATTAACTTCGGCGTCGCTGGCCCTGCTCGACGCTGGCGCGACCCAGGTGGGGGCGGTGACCTTCGCCCGCGCCGAACCGGCACTGACTGACGCAGCATCTCGACTGGCACCTTTCACTCTCCCGACCGGGGATGAGGAGCACGAATGA
- a CDS encoding low molecular weight protein arginine phosphatase, with protein sequence MTSAVRSVLLVCTGNTCRSPLAAAILAARLAETPALSDVVVTSAGTGARNGEPASEGSYLVALERGLDLSAHRSRMLTREMVVEADLILTMGGSHLRHAGELGGSDRTHLLTDYAGETGFDVEDPFGRSVEVYRETAEQLDQLMAEVVARLLRERTG encoded by the coding sequence GTGACATCCGCAGTCCGCTCCGTGCTCCTGGTCTGCACTGGTAACACGTGCCGCTCGCCGCTGGCCGCTGCCATTCTCGCGGCCCGGCTCGCAGAGACACCCGCGTTGAGCGACGTCGTCGTCACTTCGGCGGGCACCGGCGCGCGCAACGGCGAGCCGGCCTCGGAGGGGAGTTACCTCGTTGCGCTCGAGCGTGGACTTGATCTCTCGGCGCATCGCTCGCGAATGCTGACACGCGAAATGGTCGTGGAAGCGGACCTGATTCTCACGATGGGAGGCTCGCACCTCCGGCATGCTGGCGAGCTCGGCGGCAGTGACCGTACCCACTTGCTGACCGACTACGCCGGCGAAACGGGATTCGATGTGGAAGATCCCTTCGGCCGCTCAGTCGAGGTCTACCGCGAAACGGCGGAGCAACTCGACCAGCTGATGGCCGAGGTTGTCGCCCGCCTGCTGCGTGAGCGCACCGGATGA
- a CDS encoding L-threonylcarbamoyladenylate synthase: MILPFQSDLEVGSAIPQVERHLAHGGVLAYPTETVYGVGSLATDAGLDRLAALKGRPPRKPFLLLVSSTAMVEQIGLALNQAARVLAAEFWPGPLTLVLPGGEGRLPDRLRGAEGGIAVRWTSHRAIARLVAAMNRPLTSTSANLPGGPPAPGPERIVELFPEAVADGTLMVLDGGVLGNVPPSTLVDCTSSVPRLVREGAIPRDELRRRAGSMAP; this comes from the coding sequence GTGATTCTGCCGTTTCAGTCCGACCTCGAGGTCGGTAGCGCCATTCCACAAGTTGAGCGCCACCTCGCGCATGGTGGTGTTCTCGCCTATCCCACTGAAACCGTGTACGGCGTTGGGAGCTTGGCCACCGACGCCGGCCTCGACCGGCTCGCCGCGCTGAAAGGGCGCCCGCCGCGGAAGCCGTTCCTGCTGCTGGTCAGCAGCACAGCGATGGTGGAGCAGATCGGTCTCGCTCTCAATCAGGCGGCGCGCGTGCTCGCGGCCGAGTTCTGGCCGGGGCCGTTGACGCTGGTGCTGCCGGGCGGCGAAGGACGGCTCCCCGATCGACTCCGCGGCGCGGAAGGCGGCATCGCGGTGCGCTGGACATCGCACCGCGCCATCGCACGCCTGGTGGCAGCGATGAATCGGCCGCTGACGTCGACTTCGGCAAACCTCCCTGGCGGGCCACCTGCGCCCGGTCCGGAACGGATTGTCGAGCTCTTCCCCGAGGCGGTGGCCGACGGGACACTCATGGTGCTTGACGGTGGCGTGCTCGGGAACGTCCCGCCCTCGACGCTGGTCGACTGTACCAGCTCAGTGCCGCGCCTGGTGCGCGAAGGGGCGATCCCGCGCGACGAACTACGGCGCCGGGCCGGATCGATGGCACCGTGA